A region of Desulfolithobacter dissulfuricans DNA encodes the following proteins:
- a CDS encoding TetR/AcrR family transcriptional regulator, protein MSAGKQKTKAEILDIVIPLFARSGYAGVSMRQIARAVGIKAASLYHHFPDKQTLYVQALAQAFSRRTALLHDALALSADPEEQFRRLVHSLCRLVHDDTDFSRLIQREIMDGDEKRLQLLADNVFGSFFQEMTILCRALAPDRDPHLLAISILGLIIYHFQITPIRSFLPGFQESHNDPEAVANHVISLLKNG, encoded by the coding sequence ATGAGTGCTGGTAAACAAAAAACAAAAGCGGAAATACTGGATATCGTCATTCCCCTCTTTGCCAGGAGCGGCTATGCCGGAGTAAGCATGCGCCAGATAGCCCGGGCAGTGGGCATTAAAGCGGCCTCACTGTACCACCATTTCCCGGACAAGCAGACGCTGTATGTCCAGGCCCTTGCCCAGGCATTTTCCAGGCGTACCGCTTTGTTGCATGACGCCCTGGCCCTGTCTGCCGATCCGGAAGAGCAGTTTCGCCGGCTGGTGCACAGCCTGTGCAGACTGGTGCATGACGATACTGATTTCAGCAGGCTCATTCAGCGAGAGATCATGGATGGCGACGAAAAGCGGCTGCAGCTGCTTGCAGACAACGTCTTTGGCAGTTTTTTTCAGGAAATGACCATACTTTGCCGTGCACTTGCCCCTGACCGGGATCCCCATCTGCTGGCCATTTCTATCCTTGGGCTGATCATTTATCATTTTCAGATCACGCCAATCCGGTCTTTTCTTCCAGGGTTTCAGGAATCCCATAACGACCCGGAAGCTGTTGCCAACCATGTTATTTCTCTGCTGAAAAATGGATAA
- a CDS encoding PaaI family thioesterase: MDLQTFFQKDSFARYVGIELLDVAPGYARVQLDISSHHLNGVNIAHGGAIFALADYAFAVASNSHGTVALGINATISYLKAAGEGLLTAEAKEISRNPKLATYQVSIADADRNLIAVFQGTVYRKKDKIANR; the protein is encoded by the coding sequence GTGGATCTGCAAACTTTTTTCCAGAAAGATTCATTTGCCCGGTATGTCGGCATTGAACTCCTCGACGTTGCACCGGGCTACGCCCGGGTACAGCTCGATATCAGCAGCCATCATTTGAACGGTGTCAATATTGCCCATGGCGGCGCCATTTTCGCCTTGGCCGACTATGCCTTTGCCGTGGCTTCCAACTCCCATGGCACTGTAGCTCTCGGGATCAACGCGACCATCTCCTACCTGAAAGCCGCGGGAGAAGGGCTGTTGACTGCCGAGGCAAAAGAAATTTCAAGAAATCCAAAACTTGCCACATATCAGGTCAGCATAGCCGATGCCGATCGCAACCTTATCGCCGTTTTTCAAGGCACGGTATACCGGAAGAAAGATAAAATCGCCAACCGATAG
- a CDS encoding efflux RND transporter permease subunit yields MNLPELSIRRHVLATMLSAVIILFGLVSYNRIGVDEYPEIDFPMISITTTMIGADPDIIDTTVTNVIETAVNSTPGIEHITSRSAPGVSVVVIKFELSRDVDVAFNEVQAKVNQSLRDLPKEADPPVVAKVEVGAAPVMWLALLGDRTLQQLNQYARNTVKKQLESIDGVGEVRIGGKRDRTIRVNLHPEAMAGLSITIGDVIRAFQINHIQLPGGYLVGGMTEDLIKLNLEFHRVEDIGDLIIAYREGAAIRLDQIATITDGLEDKRKLAQFNDQPCVSLGIVKVTGSNTVAIVRAVKEKLDHEISPQLPPGLRIEIASDDSNFIEESVNALKEHIILGTLFAALVVFAFLQSFRSTLIISVAIPVSLLGAVMVMYFSGYTFNKMTLLALLLLIGVVVDDAIVVLENIFRIREENPAMDPHKAALIGTNQVAFAVLAATFSLACIFAPVIFMGGIIGRFFTAFAVVVTVGVLTSLFIAISLTPMLCSRFLRIATRRGRLHGLLESFFQTMERGYAATLRFALRFRWTVVLLTVVVVALLFPLFGKIGKSFMPNEDKGHFLITLKTPLGSSIEYTSDRLAEVEKVLQTHPHEIASYLSSIGTDATGQVSRGEISVRMNPRSERTLKQYEFIDILRKELAAIPGVLAFPAPVSVVGGMRGEPLQFNLTGPELGRVAELAHRLNRKLAADPDLGTIDLDLQLNLPQVKLVIDRTRAADLGLSALDVALAVNVLAGGYDVAKYNDEPGDGERYDIRLKTAAGTINTPQDLRRIYLRSRSGELVRLDTVAHLEKVVGPAVISRYDLQYAAEFFATPAVPLGTAVNKVKTAARDLLPLGYQIKMTGRAEEFGKTVHYISFTFLMAVILVYMVLASQFNSFIQPLIIMVAQPLAIVGGIGGLYLFHHGLNIFSMVGLVLLMGLVAKNSILLVDLTNQFRAEGKSILEALSTACPLRLRPVLMTSFTVILAMLPAALGYGAGADTNGPLAVAVIGGMLSSTMLTLVVVPAVYSLVENGLLRLRNRWTKQG; encoded by the coding sequence ATGAATCTTCCTGAACTCTCTATCAGACGCCATGTTCTGGCCACCATGCTCAGCGCGGTGATCATCCTCTTTGGCCTGGTGAGCTATAACCGCATTGGTGTGGACGAATATCCGGAGATCGATTTCCCGATGATCTCCATCACCACCACCATGATCGGCGCCGATCCGGATATCATCGATACCACGGTCACCAATGTCATCGAAACCGCGGTCAACTCGACGCCCGGTATCGAGCATATCACTTCCCGCTCCGCGCCCGGAGTTTCCGTGGTTGTTATCAAGTTCGAGTTGAGTCGGGATGTGGACGTGGCCTTTAACGAGGTCCAGGCCAAGGTCAACCAGTCCCTGCGTGACCTGCCAAAAGAGGCTGATCCGCCGGTGGTTGCCAAGGTTGAGGTCGGCGCCGCGCCGGTGATGTGGCTGGCCCTGCTGGGTGACCGCACCCTGCAGCAGCTCAACCAGTATGCCCGCAATACAGTCAAGAAACAGCTGGAATCCATCGATGGCGTGGGCGAGGTCAGAATCGGTGGTAAGCGTGATCGCACCATTCGGGTCAATCTGCACCCGGAGGCCATGGCCGGCCTGTCCATAACCATCGGTGACGTCATCCGCGCCTTTCAGATCAACCACATTCAGCTCCCGGGCGGTTATCTCGTGGGCGGCATGACAGAAGACCTCATCAAGCTCAATCTGGAATTCCACAGAGTCGAGGACATTGGTGATCTGATCATTGCCTACCGGGAAGGAGCCGCCATCCGTCTGGACCAGATCGCCACGATTACAGACGGCCTGGAAGACAAACGCAAGCTGGCCCAGTTCAACGACCAGCCCTGCGTCAGCCTGGGCATTGTCAAGGTAACCGGTTCCAATACCGTGGCCATTGTCAGGGCGGTCAAGGAAAAGCTGGACCATGAGATCTCTCCCCAGCTGCCGCCGGGATTGCGTATAGAGATTGCCTCAGACGACTCCAACTTCATAGAGGAATCGGTGAACGCCCTGAAAGAACATATCATCCTGGGCACCCTGTTTGCGGCCCTGGTCGTCTTTGCGTTTCTCCAGTCCTTCCGTTCCACCCTGATCATCTCGGTTGCTATCCCTGTTTCCCTGCTGGGAGCAGTGATGGTGATGTATTTTTCCGGTTATACGTTCAACAAGATGACCCTGCTGGCCCTGCTCCTGCTCATCGGTGTAGTGGTGGACGATGCCATTGTGGTTCTGGAAAATATTTTCCGGATCCGGGAAGAAAACCCTGCCATGGATCCGCACAAAGCCGCTCTCATTGGTACCAATCAGGTGGCCTTTGCGGTGCTTGCCGCCACTTTTTCCCTGGCCTGCATCTTTGCACCGGTCATCTTCATGGGGGGCATAATCGGGCGTTTCTTCACTGCCTTTGCCGTGGTGGTCACGGTTGGCGTGCTGACCTCTCTGTTCATAGCGATCAGCCTCACACCCATGCTCTGCTCCCGTTTTCTGCGCATTGCCACCAGACGAGGACGGCTCCATGGTCTGCTGGAATCCTTTTTCCAGACCATGGAACGGGGTTATGCAGCCACATTGCGTTTTGCCCTGCGTTTTCGCTGGACAGTGGTTCTTCTCACCGTTGTGGTAGTCGCCCTCCTCTTCCCCCTGTTTGGCAAAATCGGAAAAAGTTTCATGCCCAATGAGGACAAGGGCCATTTTCTCATTACCCTGAAAACCCCGCTGGGCTCATCCATCGAGTATACCAGCGACCGCCTTGCCGAAGTCGAGAAGGTGCTGCAGACCCATCCCCACGAAATTGCCTCCTACCTTTCATCCATCGGCACCGATGCCACCGGGCAGGTGTCCAGGGGAGAAATTTCGGTACGGATGAACCCCCGCTCGGAACGTACGCTGAAACAGTATGAATTCATTGATATCCTGCGTAAGGAACTGGCTGCGATTCCAGGGGTCCTGGCCTTTCCCGCACCCGTATCCGTGGTGGGCGGCATGCGGGGAGAGCCGCTGCAGTTCAACCTGACCGGACCGGAACTGGGCCGGGTCGCGGAACTGGCCCACAGGTTGAACCGGAAACTGGCAGCGGATCCGGACCTCGGCACCATTGACCTGGATCTGCAGCTCAACCTGCCCCAGGTCAAACTGGTGATTGACCGCACCAGGGCGGCTGACCTCGGGTTATCCGCGCTTGATGTGGCCCTGGCAGTCAATGTTCTGGCTGGCGGCTATGACGTGGCAAAATACAATGATGAGCCCGGCGATGGCGAACGCTATGACATCCGGTTGAAAACGGCTGCCGGAACTATCAATACGCCACAGGATCTGCGTCGTATCTATCTGCGGAGCAGAAGCGGCGAGCTGGTCCGGCTCGACACGGTGGCCCATCTGGAAAAAGTGGTGGGCCCGGCGGTGATTTCCAGGTACGATCTGCAGTACGCGGCGGAATTTTTTGCCACCCCGGCGGTTCCCCTGGGCACGGCTGTGAACAAGGTCAAAACAGCGGCCAGGGACCTGCTGCCCCTGGGGTATCAGATCAAAATGACGGGCCGGGCCGAGGAATTCGGCAAGACCGTGCATTATATCAGTTTTACCTTTCTCATGGCCGTTATCCTGGTGTATATGGTCCTGGCCAGCCAGTTCAACTCGTTCATCCAGCCCCTGATCATCATGGTGGCCCAGCCCCTGGCCATTGTCGGCGGGATTGGCGGCCTGTATCTTTTCCACCACGGCCTCAATATCTTTTCCATGGTCGGCCTGGTGCTGCTCATGGGCCTGGTGGCGAAAAACTCCATACTCCTGGTGGATCTCACCAACCAGTTCCGGGCCGAAGGCAAGTCCATCCTTGAGGCCCTGAGCACGGCCTGTCCGCTGCGGCTGCGGCCGGTTCTCATGACCTCCTTTACCGTCATCCTGGCCATGCTGCCGGCAGCGCTTGGCTATGGCGCAGGCGCCGATACCAACGGTCCGCTGGCTGTGGCGGTTATCGGTGGTATGCTCAGCTCCACCATGCTCACCCTGGTGGTGGTTCCAGCGGTCTATTCCCTGGTTGAAAACGGCCTGCTGCGGCTGCGAAACCGGTGGACAAAACAAGGCTGA
- the groES gene encoding co-chaperone GroES, translating to MKIRPLNDRILVKRLEGEEKTAGGIIIPDSAKEKPAEGEVIAVGPGKLGDNGERVAIDVKVGDRVLFSKYGGTDVKLDGEDYLILREDDILGVVEN from the coding sequence ATGAAAATTCGTCCATTGAATGACCGCATCCTGGTCAAGAGATTGGAAGGAGAAGAGAAAACCGCTGGTGGAATCATCATTCCCGATTCCGCCAAGGAAAAACCGGCCGAGGGCGAGGTTATCGCTGTAGGTCCCGGAAAGCTTGGTGACAATGGCGAGCGCGTGGCCATTGATGTCAAGGTGGGTGACCGGGTTCTGTTTTCCAAGTACGGCGGCACCGATGTCAAACTGGACGGCGAAGATTACCTCATCCTGCGTGAGGATGACATTCTCGGTGTTGTTGAAAACTAA
- a CDS encoding RtcB family protein, translating to MKRIISTEKRPIKLWLDDVEAGTMEQAKHLANLDFVHGHIALMPDAHLGYGMPIGGVMATTDVIVPNAVGVDIGCGMCALQTSLTNIDTDQLKSIMALIRQTVPVGFKHHKKKQDPALMPPTPGNVPLEDLYVVSREYNNALTQLGTLGGGNHFIEIQRGSDAQIWIMVHSGSRNLGYKVANYYNKLAIQLNHKWGAAVPPKWQLAFLPLDTEAGRKYLLEMQYCVDFALANRQVIMQKIKDAFTMVIPGVFFPKFINIAHNYAAMETHFHKNVVVHRKGATRARPDELGIIPGSQGSPSYIVRGKGNEESFMSCSHGAGRKMGRKQAKKQLDLRAEQKRLEDQGIIHAIRHRGDLDEAAGAYKDIDEVVENQLDLVEVVVALKPLAVIKG from the coding sequence ATGAAACGGATTATTAGCACAGAAAAGCGGCCCATCAAACTCTGGCTCGACGATGTTGAAGCCGGAACCATGGAGCAGGCGAAACATCTTGCCAACCTGGATTTTGTCCATGGACATATTGCGCTGATGCCGGATGCCCATCTTGGCTACGGCATGCCCATTGGCGGGGTTATGGCAACGACGGATGTGATCGTGCCCAATGCGGTGGGAGTTGACATCGGCTGCGGCATGTGCGCTCTCCAGACGTCCCTTACCAATATCGACACTGATCAGCTCAAGTCCATTATGGCCCTGATCCGGCAAACTGTCCCGGTGGGATTCAAACACCATAAAAAAAAACAGGACCCTGCCCTGATGCCGCCAACGCCAGGGAATGTTCCCCTGGAAGATCTCTATGTTGTTTCGCGGGAATACAACAATGCCCTGACGCAGCTGGGCACCCTGGGCGGCGGGAACCATTTTATCGAGATCCAGAGGGGCAGCGACGCTCAAATCTGGATCATGGTGCACAGCGGCAGCCGTAACCTGGGATACAAGGTGGCCAATTATTACAACAAGCTGGCAATTCAGCTCAACCATAAATGGGGCGCAGCGGTACCGCCGAAATGGCAGCTTGCCTTTCTGCCCCTGGACACCGAAGCTGGGCGAAAGTATCTTCTGGAGATGCAGTACTGCGTGGATTTTGCCCTAGCAAACCGCCAGGTAATCATGCAGAAAATAAAAGATGCCTTCACTATGGTGATTCCCGGAGTATTTTTCCCCAAGTTTATCAATATTGCCCATAATTATGCGGCAATGGAGACCCATTTCCACAAAAATGTTGTTGTCCATCGCAAGGGAGCGACCAGAGCCAGACCGGACGAACTGGGTATTATCCCCGGTTCTCAGGGAAGCCCCAGCTACATTGTTCGCGGCAAAGGAAACGAAGAAAGTTTTATGTCCTGTTCCCATGGCGCTGGCCGGAAAATGGGCCGTAAACAGGCAAAAAAACAGTTGGATTTACGTGCCGAGCAGAAACGACTCGAAGATCAGGGAATTATTCATGCCATTCGGCACCGGGGGGACCTCGATGAAG
- the groL gene encoding chaperonin GroEL (60 kDa chaperone family; promotes refolding of misfolded polypeptides especially under stressful conditions; forms two stacked rings of heptamers to form a barrel-shaped 14mer; ends can be capped by GroES; misfolded proteins enter the barrel where they are refolded when GroES binds) — translation MAAKELKYSAKAREAMLAGVNTLADAVKVTLGPKGRNVLIEKSFGAPVITKDGVTVAKEIEIKDKFENMGAQMVKEVASKTSDVAGDGTTTATVLAQAIYKEGAKLVAAGSNPMEIKRGIDKAVDAVVAELANIAKPTKEQKEIAQVGTISANNDETIGNIIAEAMDKVGKEGVITVEEAKSMDTSLDVVEGMQFDRGYLSPYFVTDAERMEVNMEDPLILINEKKISNMKDLLPILESVAKMGKPLVIIAEDVDGEALATLVVNKLRGTLNVAAVKAPGFGDRRKAMLEDIAILTGGQVITEDLGIKLENATVNDLGSAKRVVIDKDNTTIVDGAGDKEKIEARVKQIRAQIEETTSDYDREKLQERLAKLIGGVAVINVGAATEVEMKEKKARVEDALNATRAAVEEGIVPGGGVAYLRCLKALEALELPAEQELGKKIIARALEEPVRQIAANAGQEGSVIVEKVKELDGPNGFNAATEEYTDLLEAGVIDPAKVTRTALQNAASVSGMLLTTECMIADEPEEEGAGGGGMPAGGMGGMGGMGGMM, via the coding sequence ATGGCTGCAAAAGAGTTGAAATACAGCGCAAAAGCCCGCGAGGCTATGCTTGCAGGTGTCAACACCCTGGCAGATGCTGTCAAGGTTACCCTTGGTCCCAAGGGTCGCAATGTGCTGATTGAAAAATCCTTTGGCGCACCCGTCATCACCAAGGACGGCGTGACCGTTGCCAAGGAAATTGAGATCAAGGATAAGTTTGAGAACATGGGCGCCCAGATGGTCAAGGAAGTCGCTTCCAAGACCTCGGACGTTGCCGGTGACGGCACCACCACCGCCACCGTGCTGGCCCAGGCCATCTACAAGGAAGGCGCCAAGCTGGTTGCCGCCGGCTCCAACCCCATGGAGATCAAGCGCGGTATCGACAAGGCCGTGGACGCCGTTGTCGCAGAACTGGCCAATATCGCCAAGCCGACCAAGGAGCAGAAGGAAATCGCCCAGGTCGGTACTATTTCTGCCAACAACGACGAGACCATCGGCAACATCATTGCCGAGGCCATGGACAAGGTCGGCAAGGAAGGCGTCATCACCGTCGAGGAAGCCAAATCCATGGATACCTCGCTGGACGTGGTCGAGGGTATGCAGTTTGACCGCGGCTACCTGTCGCCCTACTTTGTGACCGATGCCGAGCGCATGGAGGTCAACATGGAGGATCCGCTGATCCTCATCAACGAGAAGAAGATCTCCAACATGAAGGACCTGCTGCCGATCCTCGAGTCGGTGGCCAAGATGGGCAAGCCGCTCGTCATCATCGCCGAAGACGTGGACGGCGAGGCCCTGGCAACTCTGGTTGTCAACAAACTGCGCGGTACCCTGAACGTTGCCGCGGTCAAGGCTCCCGGCTTTGGCGATCGCCGCAAGGCCATGCTTGAGGATATCGCCATCCTCACCGGCGGCCAGGTCATCACCGAGGATCTCGGTATCAAGCTCGAGAACGCCACCGTTAACGACCTTGGTTCGGCCAAGCGAGTGGTCATCGACAAGGACAACACCACCATCGTTGACGGTGCCGGAGACAAGGAGAAGATCGAAGCCCGCGTCAAGCAGATCCGGGCCCAGATCGAGGAGACCACCTCGGACTATGACCGTGAGAAGCTGCAGGAGCGCCTGGCCAAGCTGATCGGCGGTGTGGCTGTTATCAACGTTGGTGCTGCCACCGAGGTTGAGATGAAAGAGAAGAAGGCCCGCGTCGAGGACGCCCTGAACGCCACCCGCGCCGCAGTTGAAGAGGGCATCGTTCCCGGCGGTGGCGTGGCTTACCTGCGCTGCCTCAAGGCTCTGGAAGCCCTCGAACTGCCGGCTGAGCAGGAGCTGGGCAAAAAGATCATTGCCCGGGCCCTGGAAGAGCCGGTTCGCCAGATCGCAGCCAACGCAGGTCAGGAAGGCTCTGTCATTGTCGAGAAGGTCAAGGAACTCGACGGCCCCAACGGCTTCAACGCCGCCACCGAAGAGTACACCGATCTGCTGGAGGCTGGTGTCATCGATCCGGCCAAGGTTACCCGTACTGCCCTGCAGAACGCAGCTTCTGTATCTGGCATGCTGCTGACCACCGAGTGCATGATCGCCGATGAGCCGGAAGAAGAAGGCGCCGGCGGCGGCGGAATGCCTGCGGGCGGCATGGGCGGCATGGGCGGCATGGGCGGCATGATGTAA
- a CDS encoding MFS transporter produces the protein MSDSSCFRLQLTVFALVSASFTNIYITQPVLPVLQTEFGADMVTVSFTVSAVILGIALSNLPFGILADRLPIKPIILTGGVLVALNGIICAITHNLWILIGARFLQGVFLPALTTCLAAYLAKTIPDSRLTVVMGSYVSATVLGGMGGRLLGGWIHPPLHWRYAFVSAAALILVATFTALRTLPATETGRGRQQETTGFAALLKRREILLIYFCASGSFAIFSSVFNYLPFRLSTEPFHFSTQSTTMLYLVYIMGIFMGPTAGKISNRFGSGNTLIAGSILLGISLLLILLPSVPAVVTALLGICAGFFTVHAAAVGSLNRKLTSGQGRANALYVLFYYMGGWLGITGAGFAYKHGGWSFVVYICLVLLLIPLSAGMGERKMNNAQEASAHTGCT, from the coding sequence ATGTCTGACTCTTCCTGTTTTCGTCTGCAACTGACTGTCTTTGCGCTGGTGTCTGCTTCGTTTACGAACATATACATCACCCAGCCGGTGTTACCTGTGCTGCAGACCGAATTTGGTGCTGACATGGTAACAGTTTCCTTCACAGTGTCCGCTGTCATCCTCGGCATAGCCCTGTCCAATCTGCCTTTCGGTATTCTGGCAGACCGGTTGCCGATAAAGCCCATTATTCTCACCGGCGGTGTTCTGGTGGCGTTAAATGGCATCATCTGTGCCATCACCCATAATCTCTGGATTTTAATTGGCGCCCGATTTCTCCAGGGTGTTTTTCTCCCTGCTTTGACAACCTGCCTTGCGGCGTATCTGGCAAAGACCATTCCCGATTCAAGGCTGACCGTTGTCATGGGATCCTATGTGTCGGCAACGGTGCTCGGTGGCATGGGAGGGCGCCTGCTTGGCGGCTGGATTCACCCGCCCCTGCACTGGCGCTATGCATTTGTCTCTGCAGCAGCACTCATCCTCGTTGCAACATTTACTGCTCTGCGGACACTGCCGGCCACTGAGACCGGCAGAGGCCGACAACAGGAAACCACCGGGTTTGCAGCTTTATTAAAACGTCGGGAGATCCTGCTTATCTATTTCTGTGCATCAGGCAGCTTTGCAATTTTTTCCTCGGTTTTTAACTATCTGCCGTTCCGGTTGAGCACAGAACCTTTTCATTTTTCCACCCAGTCAACGACCATGCTGTATCTTGTCTATATCATGGGCATCTTTATGGGGCCAACAGCCGGCAAAATCAGCAACCGCTTCGGCAGCGGCAACACTCTGATCGCAGGCAGTATTCTCCTGGGGATTTCATTGCTCCTCATTTTGCTGCCTTCTGTTCCTGCGGTGGTGACCGCCCTGCTTGGAATCTGTGCCGGCTTTTTTACCGTCCATGCTGCCGCTGTCGGTTCTCTGAACCGCAAGCTGACCAGTGGCCAGGGAAGGGCCAACGCTCTCTATGTTCTGTTTTATTATATGGGCGGATGGCTTGGCATTACCGGCGCCGGGTTCGCGTATAAACACGGCGGCTGGAGCTTTGTGGTGTATATCTGTCTGGTTCTCCTGCTCATTCCCTTAAGCGCCGGTATGGGTGAGCGGAAGATGAATAACGCGCAGGAAGCATCCGCACACACTGGATGCACATAA
- a CDS encoding biotin/lipoyl-binding protein has translation MVTVAPVIRDTVVITEESMGWIEAETSPAVAAEVAGKIENIFADTGQTVQAGTLLASIDNTRQKLEIKALKAEIGRLKALITNQERTVKRYRNLLAKNSISRNRLITRRYNL, from the coding sequence GTGGTAACAGTTGCCCCGGTTATCCGCGACACTGTGGTTATCACCGAAGAGTCCATGGGATGGATCGAGGCGGAAACCAGCCCGGCAGTGGCTGCGGAAGTGGCTGGTAAAATAGAAAATATCTTTGCTGATACCGGTCAGACAGTGCAGGCCGGCACCCTCCTGGCCTCCATCGACAATACGCGGCAGAAGCTTGAAATAAAAGCCCTGAAGGCAGAGATTGGCCGGCTCAAGGCTCTGATCACGAACCAGGAACGGACTGTTAAACGCTACCGCAACCTGTTGGCAAAAAACTCCATTTCCCGGAACAGGTTGATAACGCGGAGGTACAACTTGTAG
- a CDS encoding LysE family transporter: MDNFPALAGIAGTSFILALSGALMPGPLFTLTVAEAARRGTRAGPMIITGHGLLELLLVVAVIKGLGPFLKEPPVIGTIALLGGIILLVMGIDMARKAGSLSLEQDTVQSDQTPARHPIVLGFVGSLANPYWIIWWVTIGLGYLITASHFGWPGLVTFFLGHIAADYAWYILIALSVSRGRGLLSDNSYQTMIRCCGIFLIGFGTWFFGTAFKHLSGSILLL; encoded by the coding sequence ATGGATAACTTTCCTGCACTGGCCGGAATTGCCGGCACGTCATTTATCCTGGCCCTGTCCGGGGCGCTGATGCCCGGACCGCTTTTCACCCTGACCGTGGCAGAAGCTGCCAGAAGGGGAACACGGGCCGGACCGATGATTATCACCGGTCATGGTCTTCTTGAGCTGCTGCTGGTCGTTGCCGTTATCAAGGGGCTGGGTCCGTTTCTCAAGGAGCCACCGGTTATTGGCACCATCGCCCTTCTCGGCGGGATTATCCTGCTTGTCATGGGGATAGACATGGCGCGCAAGGCTGGTTCGCTTTCCCTGGAGCAGGATACGGTGCAGAGCGATCAAACCCCTGCCCGCCATCCCATTGTGCTCGGATTTGTCGGCAGCCTTGCCAATCCGTACTGGATCATCTGGTGGGTGACCATAGGTCTTGGTTACCTGATCACAGCCAGTCACTTCGGCTGGCCGGGCCTTGTGACGTTTTTTCTTGGCCACATTGCTGCCGATTATGCCTGGTATATCCTTATAGCACTGAGCGTCAGCCGCGGCAGGGGCCTACTGTCTGACAATAGCTATCAGACAATGATACGCTGCTGCGGCATATTTCTCATTGGCTTTGGCACCTGGTTTTTCGGCACAGCTTTCAAGCATTTGTCAGGCAGTATTCTGTTACTGTAG